From Terriglobales bacterium, one genomic window encodes:
- a CDS encoding DUF2147 domain-containing protein has product MNRTLAFVGMLLLVSPGLQGQDESMRLGPFLGKWLTSSKQGVVEIYDCGGALCGRVVGLKQNRDANGMPWRDGYNPDPEARNRPVCGSLVFKNLQWNEQRSMWAGRLYDAENGKEYEGRLTVERPGEMRLRGSLVHFSWLSETVVWTLYQGELSSDCEMRDSIAMKRSN; this is encoded by the coding sequence TTGAATCGAACGCTCGCGTTTGTTGGGATGCTGTTATTGGTCTCGCCTGGTCTTCAGGGCCAGGATGAGAGCATGCGCCTCGGGCCCTTTCTCGGCAAGTGGCTTACGTCGAGCAAACAAGGTGTAGTGGAAATCTATGATTGCGGCGGCGCCCTCTGCGGACGGGTCGTCGGGCTGAAGCAGAATCGGGACGCGAATGGCATGCCTTGGCGCGACGGATACAATCCCGATCCGGAGGCGCGCAACCGGCCGGTTTGCGGCAGCCTGGTGTTCAAGAATCTCCAGTGGAACGAACAGCGATCCATGTGGGCGGGCAGGCTCTACGACGCGGAAAATGGCAAGGAATATGAGGGTAGGTTGACGGTAGAGCGTCCTGGAGAGATGCGCCTGCGTGGGTCTCTCGTACATTTTTCCTGGTTGAGCGAAACCGTTGTGTGGACCCTGTACCAGGGTGAACTCAGCTCGGACTGCGAAATGCGAGATTCAATTGCCATGAAGAGAAGCAACTAG
- a CDS encoding DUF1569 domain-containing protein: MHPTTKQIRDAVANSTDGLSEHQLRLHPEGKWDSAGILEHLALTFGTTARLFEKLLREGRPLATSPTLKHRAAQLCVLTFSYIPSGRKSPKRVEPTGISGREATELIFANLEKMDLAFAECERRFGEKVKIADHPVLGPIRLSGWRKFHLLHTRHHMKQVDELTATYAALNRDIAAAS; encoded by the coding sequence TTGCATCCGACCACCAAGCAGATTCGTGACGCAGTTGCCAACTCAACCGACGGTCTATCTGAGCATCAACTTCGCCTGCATCCTGAGGGCAAATGGGATTCTGCGGGGATCCTGGAGCATCTCGCGCTCACCTTCGGCACGACCGCACGCCTGTTCGAGAAGCTTTTGCGAGAAGGCCGCCCGCTGGCAACTTCGCCGACACTAAAGCATCGCGCCGCACAACTCTGCGTGCTGACGTTCAGCTATATCCCGAGTGGAAGAAAGAGTCCGAAGCGAGTTGAACCCACAGGAATCAGCGGCCGCGAAGCGACAGAGCTGATCTTCGCTAATCTGGAGAAGATGGACTTGGCATTCGCAGAATGCGAGCGGAGATTTGGAGAGAAGGTGAAGATTGCCGACCATCCTGTTTTGGGACCGATCCGTCTGAGCGGATGGCGCAAATTCCATCTCCTCCACACCCGCCACCACATGAAGCAGGTCGACGAACTCACGGCCACGTATGCAGCCCTCAACCGCGACATCGCCGCCGCGAGCTAG
- the ligD gene encoding non-homologous end-joining DNA ligase, translated as MAKKETVIEIEGKMLKLSNLDKVLYPAVGFTKGQVIDYFVRIAPVLLSHLKDRPLTMKRYPEGVDGMYFYEKNCPKHRPDWVQTAPIYSYGRKDYMQYCLAQDLPTLVWAANLADLELHTSLSYAAKIEQPTMMVFDLDPGPPADIVLCCQVAFWLKDIFDSFNLQSFAKTSGSKGLQIYVPLNTPVTYDETKGFSRALARLLEQEHPDFVVSDMKKALRVGKIFVDWSQNDEHKTTINVYSLRAKERPTVSTPVTWEEVEKCLKKKDANLVVFDSKQVLERVGKMGDIFAPVLTLEQYLPNVSELGAEPDAKPRTRRGSRAAGREAPPKTTPSKKKPSRTAKSEATSQAG; from the coding sequence GTGGCGAAGAAGGAAACGGTAATCGAGATCGAAGGCAAGATGCTGAAACTCTCTAATCTCGACAAAGTTCTCTACCCAGCGGTCGGTTTCACCAAAGGACAGGTCATTGACTACTTCGTGCGCATAGCACCGGTGTTGCTTTCCCATCTCAAGGACCGCCCGCTCACGATGAAGCGCTATCCCGAAGGCGTTGATGGCATGTATTTCTACGAGAAGAACTGTCCCAAGCATCGTCCAGACTGGGTGCAAACCGCGCCGATTTACAGCTACGGACGCAAGGACTACATGCAGTATTGTCTGGCCCAGGATCTTCCCACATTGGTCTGGGCGGCCAATCTTGCCGATCTCGAGCTCCACACCTCGCTCTCCTACGCCGCAAAGATCGAGCAGCCCACCATGATGGTCTTCGACCTCGATCCCGGCCCTCCGGCCGACATCGTTCTTTGCTGCCAGGTGGCGTTCTGGCTGAAGGATATCTTTGACAGTTTCAACTTGCAGTCCTTCGCCAAGACCTCAGGGTCGAAGGGACTCCAGATCTACGTTCCCCTAAATACTCCCGTCACGTACGACGAGACGAAGGGGTTTTCGCGCGCTCTGGCTCGCCTGCTCGAGCAGGAGCATCCTGACTTCGTCGTCTCGGATATGAAGAAAGCGTTGCGAGTGGGCAAAATCTTTGTCGACTGGAGTCAGAACGACGAACACAAGACCACGATCAATGTCTATTCCCTGCGCGCGAAGGAGCGCCCGACGGTCTCGACTCCCGTGACATGGGAGGAAGTTGAAAAGTGTCTCAAGAAGAAAGACGCCAATCTGGTCGTCTTCGATTCCAAGCAAGTACTCGAACGGGTGGGAAAGATGGGCGACATCTTCGCTCCTGTGCTCACGCTCGAGCAGTACTTGCCCAATGTCAGCGAGTTGGGCGCTGAGCCAGACGCAAAGCCTCGCACCCGCCGCGGCAGTAGGGCGGCCGGCCGTGAGGCACCGCCCAAAACCACTCCAAGCAAGAAGAAGCCGAGTCGGACGGCGAAGTCAGAAGCAACCAGCCAAGCTGGATAA
- a CDS encoding DUF2277 domain-containing protein — protein MCRNIKTLFNFDPPVTDDEVRAASLQFIRKISGFNKPSKANEDAFEAAVDEVAAISLRLLRALETTAPPKNREEEAAKARARGLERFGA, from the coding sequence GTGTGCAGAAATATAAAAACTCTCTTCAATTTCGATCCGCCAGTCACCGATGATGAGGTTCGCGCTGCTTCGCTGCAATTCATAAGAAAGATCAGCGGCTTTAACAAGCCGTCAAAGGCCAATGAGGACGCGTTTGAGGCAGCGGTGGACGAGGTTGCCGCGATCTCATTACGTCTTCTTCGGGCACTCGAGACTACGGCTCCGCCGAAGAATCGTGAAGAAGAAGCTGCCAAGGCGAGGGCTCGCGGACTGGAAAGATTTGGAGCCTGA
- a CDS encoding GntR family transcriptional regulator, which translates to MKSIEREIAAAGLSPVRLRSLPETVAEQMRSAILDGHLKPGERLIEQKLADLFGIGQPTIREALKELEYQGFVRKLPNRGTYVTDLNPTDMQKMFEVRMGLETLAVERAARNMTSAGLAQLQQHLEAMAGAAEIFDRSAFHQSDVAFHRAMWEISGNEHLSAALDRITFALFAFVLLKHHDVKGGYAAAVKQHQQILDALATNDPAKASQVFQEVTVGYWRKYRHLQID; encoded by the coding sequence ATGAAATCCATCGAACGCGAGATCGCGGCCGCCGGCCTTAGCCCGGTAAGACTGCGATCCCTTCCGGAAACAGTCGCCGAGCAGATGCGCTCCGCGATCCTCGACGGCCACCTAAAGCCGGGCGAGCGCCTTATCGAGCAAAAGCTGGCAGACCTCTTTGGCATCGGCCAGCCGACGATTCGAGAAGCGTTAAAAGAGCTGGAGTATCAGGGCTTTGTCCGTAAACTACCGAATCGGGGAACGTACGTTACCGACCTCAATCCCACCGACATGCAGAAGATGTTCGAAGTCAGGATGGGGTTAGAAACACTAGCCGTCGAGCGCGCGGCTCGCAACATGACGTCCGCAGGATTGGCTCAACTTCAGCAGCACCTGGAAGCGATGGCCGGCGCCGCTGAAATCTTCGATCGATCTGCCTTCCACCAAAGCGACGTGGCTTTCCATCGTGCCATGTGGGAGATCTCAGGTAACGAACACCTCAGCGCCGCGCTCGATCGCATCACATTTGCACTGTTTGCCTTCGTTCTGCTGAAACATCACGACGTGAAGGGCGGCTACGCCGCAGCGGTGAAGCAACATCAACAAATCCTGGATGCACTGGCCACCAACGATCCCGCCAAAGCCAGCCAAGTATTCCAAGAGGTCACAGTCGGCTACTGGCGCAAATACCGCCACCTGCAAATTGACTAG